A genomic segment from Micromonospora echinaurantiaca encodes:
- a CDS encoding glycosyltransferase family 9 protein, whose translation MILTLRALGVGDLATATPALRALRATHPDHEITLAAPGWLAPLVNLIGGIDHHLHTPGLDPLTWTGPPPDIAVNLHGRGPQSHRMLATTRPRRLLAHTNPDAGHHDGPAWRDDDHEIDRWCHLLAWYDIPTDRTNLELHRPTPDGIPTGVTVLHPGSKIVAKRWPPERFAALGRELTGRGHRVVVTGSAGERSVAERVARLAGLPGDAVLAGETNLGELAALVAYARLVVSGDTGVAHLATGYRTASVVLFGPVAPARWGPPPDRPWHRVIWAASRDDPAWDGVGSHPTLAAVGVDEVLAAVDEVERAVRVSGAVAA comes from the coding sequence CACCCCGACCACGAGATCACCCTCGCCGCACCGGGCTGGCTGGCCCCACTGGTCAACCTCATCGGCGGCATCGACCACCACCTCCACACCCCCGGCCTCGACCCCCTCACCTGGACCGGCCCACCCCCCGACATCGCCGTCAACCTGCACGGCCGCGGACCCCAGTCCCACCGCATGCTCGCCACCACCCGACCACGCCGACTGCTCGCCCACACCAACCCCGACGCCGGACACCATGACGGCCCCGCCTGGCGCGACGACGACCACGAGATCGACCGCTGGTGCCACCTACTGGCCTGGTACGACATCCCCACCGACCGCACCAACCTCGAACTGCACCGCCCCACCCCGGACGGAATCCCGACCGGGGTCACCGTGCTGCACCCGGGCTCCAAGATCGTGGCGAAACGATGGCCACCCGAGCGGTTCGCCGCGCTGGGCCGCGAGCTGACCGGCCGGGGGCACCGGGTGGTGGTGACCGGCAGTGCCGGCGAGCGGAGCGTCGCCGAACGGGTCGCGCGGCTGGCCGGTCTGCCGGGGGACGCGGTGCTGGCCGGCGAGACGAACCTCGGCGAGCTGGCCGCCCTGGTCGCGTACGCCCGGCTGGTGGTCAGCGGCGACACCGGCGTGGCGCACCTCGCCACCGGCTACCGCACCGCGTCGGTGGTGCTGTTCGGCCCGGTGGCCCCGGCCCGGTGGGGGCCGCCGCCGGACCGGCCGTGGCACCGGGTGATCTGGGCCGCGAGCAGGGATGACCCGGCGTGGGACGGGGTAGGAAGCCACCCGACGTTGGCGGCCGTCGGCGTCGACGAGGTGCTGGCCGCCGTGGACGAGGTGGAACGGGCGGTGCGGGTCTCCGGTGCGGTTGCGGCGTAG